In Drosophila pseudoobscura strain MV-25-SWS-2005 chromosome 4, UCI_Dpse_MV25, whole genome shotgun sequence, the following proteins share a genomic window:
- the atilla gene encoding uncharacterized protein atilla has product MWKQMFGVLLIALCLMHSAAAIKCYQCKSLTDPNCAKEKIDAGSNVRQVDCDNAARPNTMEQLQPVTKCNKVVTSDRAGVIVSRDCHFESIGQKDNECTVTHSRQVESCFTCKGDLCNASGASRFLALSATALVAVFALQMAL; this is encoded by the exons atgtgGAAACAAATGTTTGGTGTTTTGCTTATTGCCTTGTGCCTGATGCACTCGG CGGCGGCCATCAAGTGCTATCAATGCAAGTCCCTAACGGATCCCAACTGCGCCAAGGAGAAGATCGATGCTGGCTCCAACGTGCGGCAGGTGGACTGCGATAATGCGGCCAGGCCCAATACCATGGAACAGCTCCAGCCAGTGACCAAATGCAACAAGGTGGTCACCAGCG ACCGCGCCGGCGTCATTGTCTCCCGCGACTGCCACTTTGAGTCGATTGGGCAGAAGGACAACGAGTGCACGGTAACACACAGCCGCCAGGTGGAGAGCTGCTTCACCTGCAAGGGGGATCTGTGCAATGCTTCTGGAGCGTCCCGGTTTTTGGCCCTGAGCGCAACGGCTCTGGTGGCGGTATTCGCCTTGCAGATGGCGCTGTGA
- the crok gene encoding uncharacterized protein crok produces MKTFEKCVLGAVLLCFLLQTAQAIKCWDCRSDSDPKCGDPFDNSTLAITDCQQAPELEHLKGVRPTMCRKIRQKVHGEWRYFRSCAYMGEPGIEGDERYCLMRTGSYNIFMEYCTCNSKDGCNGAGLPRLGLASVLGGTLLAVLVAQLLRQ; encoded by the exons ATGAAAACCTTTGAGAAATGCGTTCTGGGTGCTGTACTGCTGTGCTTCCTGCTGCAAACTG CCCAGGCCATCAAGTGCTGGGACTGCCGCAGCGACAGCGATCCCAAGTGCGGCGATCCCTTCGACAATAGCACCCTGGCCATCACGGACTGCCAGCAGGCCCCCGAACTGGAGCACCTGAAGGGGGTGCGGCCGACGATGTGTCGCAAGATCCGCCAGAAGGTGCACGGCGAGTGGCGTTACTTCCGCAGCTGTGCGTACATGGGCGAGCCGGGCATCGAGGGCGACGAGCGCTACTGCCTGATGCGGACGGGCAGCTACAACATCTTCATGGAGTACTGCACCTGCAACAGCAAGGACGGCTGCAACGGCGCCGGCCTGCCCCGCCTCGGGCTGGCCAGCGTCCTGGGCGGCACCCTCCTCGCTGTCCTCGTGGCGCAACTCTTGAGGCAATAG